GGTGCCCAAGTGGGAAACCTGGCTGGTGCGCTTCGGCCTGAGGGAGTGGCGCCGGGGGGAGATCGCCATCCTCAAGCCCCCGGAGGGCACCCCCTACGCCACCGCCCGCTTCCCCGTGCTGGGCTTTTCCTTCCGGGCCTTCTTCATCAAGCGCATCGTGGCCGTGCCGGGGGACGAGGTCTACGTGGAGCGGGGCGTGGTCTACGTGAACGGCACCCCCCTGGACGAGCGCCACATCACGGACCACCTCTCCCCCTGGCCCGACTCCTTCCCCGGGGTCTGCTACAAGGACGGGCGCATGACCCGGATCATCACGCAGCAGGGGGACTTTTCCGTGGACCTCCTCCCCGCCTACCTGAGGCCCCTGAAGGAGATGCTCCTTCCCCCTTCCGAGGAAGTCCTGGCCCGTAGCCGCCTCGCCGAGGCCTGCGAGGTGGGCCGGATCAAGCTCAAGAAGGGGTACTACTTCGTCATGGGGGATAACCGCACCTTAGGGGGAAGCGAGGACTCCCGCACCTTTGGCCCCGTGCCCGTGGAGGCCATCGCCGGGCGGGCGAGCTTCGTGTGGTGGCCCCTCTTCGTCCGGGACGAAGGGGGTTTACGCCTGAACCTCAGGCCCCTTTCCCCTCCGGCGGCCTACGGGCTTAGGTGAGGACGGCCACGATAAGCCTCCCGGGCCCGTGGACCCCCTTCACCATCACCTGGCCGATGTCCGCGCTCTTGGAAGGGCCGGAGTGGAGGCCGAGGGCGATGGGGAGCTCCTTTAGGTCCTGGAAGGCCTGGAGGAGGGTGGGGTAGACCCTTTCCCTTTCCACCAGGACCAGGTGGGTGGGGGGGAGGAGCTGGGCCCGGCGCCCGTCGGCGCTGGAAAGGGCCAGGGTGCCCGTTTCCGCCACGGCGAAAAGCGCCCAGGAAACCCCCAGAGGGGCCTCCTCGGGGGGGAGGGGGTTGAGGCCTTCGCGGAAGGGGGTAGGGACCCCCTGGCCGAAGGCCACCCCGGGAAGCCCCTGGGCCAGTTCCCTCAGGAGGGCCTGGGCCCCTTCAGGGGAAAGGAGGTGGGGTTCGGCCCCGTTTTCCGCCAGGCGCGCCAGGAGGAGGGGTATGGGGTCCTCGGGGAAGGGCGGGTGGGGGTGTTCGGGAAGAAGGGCCTTGGGGCGATCCTTGAGGGCCCGCTGGATGCGGCTTAGGATGCGGCTTCTAGCGTCCATGGCCTTCCTCCATCTCCCGCCAGAGCTGGTGGAAGGGCTTGGGGCTGGGCTTTAGGGGGCCTCTTCCCTCCGTCCAGGCCCTGAGGAGGGGGAGGAGGTCCTGGGGGAGGGGCAGGCCCCTGAGGGCCTTGGAGAAGAGGCGGTAGAGGGCGGGGCTTTCCATGACCCTGCGGTAGGCGGCGAGCATGGCCCGTTCCCAGGCGGGGCTTAGGCCCTCTGCCACCGCCCGGTGGCGCCAGGTGAGGAGGAGCTTGGGGATGGGGATTTTCACCGGGCAGGCCTCGAGGCAGGCCCCGCAGAGGGTGGAGGCGTAGGGGAGGGGGTACGCCTCCTCCAGGGAGAGGAGCCCGGGGTCCAGGACCGCCCCGATGGGGCCGGAGTAGACGTAGCCGTAGGGGTGGCCCCCGGTTTGGCGGTAGACGGGGCAGGCGTTGAGGCAGGCCCCGCAGCGGAGGCACCTTAGGGTCTCCCAGGCCTCGGGGTCGGCGAGGAGGGCGGTGCGGCCGTGGTCCACCAGGACCACGTGCACCTCCTCGGGGCCCTCCTCCCCCTTTCGGGCGGGGCCTTGGATGAGGGAGACGAAGGTGGAAAGGCGCTGCCCCGTGGCCGCCCGGGCGGTGAGGGGGAGGAAGAGGGCCAGGTCCTGGAAGCGGGGGAGGAGCTTCTCAATCCCCACGAAGGCCACGTGGACCTTGGGCAAGGAGGTGGAGAGGCGGATGTTCCCCTCGTTCTCCATGAGGGCCAGGGTGCCCGTTTCCGCCACCAGGAAGTTGGCCCCGCTAATCCCCAGTTCGGCGGTGAGGAAGGCCTCCCGGAGCACCTTGCGGGCCACCTGGGCCAGGGCCTCGGGGGAGGCGTCCAGGGGGGTGCCGAAGCGCTCGTGGAAAAGCGTTTGGATCTCCTTAAGGGAGAGGTGGATGGCCGGGCCCACGATGTGGCTTGGGGGTTCCCCCAGGAGCTGGATCAGGTACTCCCCCAGGTCGGTCTCGTAGACCTCCACCCCCAAGGAGGCCAGGAGGGGGTTTACCCCGAGCTCCTCCGTGAGCATGCTCTTGGCCTTCACCGCCCGCTTCACCCCGCGCCGCTCTACGATCTCCCTTAGGAGGCGGTGGGCGTCCTTCGGCTCCTCGGCGTAGTGGACCTGGACCCCGTTTTCCTTTAGCCGCTTTTCCGCCAGCTCCAGGTACTGGTCCAGGTGGCTCAGCGCGTGGTCCTTGATGGCCTTGGCCCGCTCCCGCCACTCGGCGATGGGCACCTCGGCGTAGGCCTTGAGGCGGTTCCTATCAAAGTGCAGGGTGGCCCCTGTTACCGCCTCCCGCACCCCAGGTTTTTCCCGGAGGAGCCTCGCCGCCTCCTTGGGGTAAAGCTTGGCCTTAGCCCGCATACGCCTCCCAAAGCAAGGTGGCGAGGGGCGCCACCTTTAGGCCCACCCCCTTCTTGGCCAGGCGCCCCGCCAGGTGCAGGAGGCAGCCCGCGTCCGTGGAGGTGAGGACCTCCGCCTGGGGCAAGGTGGCGACCTTGCGGTCCGCCATGGCCAAGGAGACCTCGGGGAGCTTCACCGAGAAAAGCCCCCCAAAGCCGCAGCACTCCTCCGCCGCCTCCCAGGGCACGAGCTCCGCCCCGGCTCCCTTTAGGAGAAGGAGGGGCTCCTCCCGCACCCCAAGCTCCCTCAGGGCGTGGCAGCCGTGGTGGTAGGCGATCCGCTTTCCCTTAAGCCCTTCCCCCAGCTTTTCCACCCCCAGGACCCCCACCAGGAAGGCGGAAAGCTCATAGGTCCTCTCGGCGAGGTCCAGGGCCTTTTGGCTTCCGGGAAGGAGCTCGGGGTAGTGGTTTTTCACCATGCTGGCGCAGCTTCCCGAGGGCAGGACCACGTAGTCCGCTTCCCGGAAGACCTCGAGGGTCCTTCGGGCCAAGGGCCTCGCCTCCTCCCAGTAGCCGGCGTTGAAGGCGGGCTGGCCGCAACAGGTCTGGCCCTCGGGGAAGTCCACCTCCACCCCCAAGGCCCTTAGAAGCCGTACCGCCGCCACCCCGGCCTCGGCGAAGAACTGGTCCGCCAGGCAGGTGATGAAGAGGGCTACCCGCATTTGCGCCCCAGTATACCTCCGCTCACGCGCCCTTCTGCCTCTGCCAAGCCGCCTTAAGAAGGGCGTCTCCCAGGGCCACCAGGGGGAAGGCTAGGACCGAGAGGCCAAGCCAAGGACCCGGGTAGGCGTGGTGGAAGGCCTGGGCCAAGGGGGAGGTGTAGGCGAGGAAGAGGAGAGCAAGGCTCGCCAAAAGGGCCCAGGCCATAAAAGGGTTGGTTTTGAGGGACAGGCGCCAAAGGGGATGAACGTCGCTCCGGCTCGCTAGGGCGTTGGCCGCTTGGCCGAAGACCACGGCGGCGAAGGCGCTTCCCGAGGCCGCCGCCGCATGGTTCCCCAGGAAGAGGACGAGGAGGAAGGTGGCCATGGTCCAAAGGGCCTCGAGGGGGCCGAGGACCCCCAGGGCCCTCAGGAGCACCTCCCGGGTCACTAGGCCGCTTTTGGGCGGGGGGGTTCGCATCACCGCCGCCTCGGGGGGTTCGGTGCCCAGGGCCAAGGAAGGGAGGGCGTCGGTGCCCAGGTCCAAGGCGAGGACGTGGAGCACGTTCAACGCCAAGGGGATCCGCCCCCCGG
The window above is part of the Thermus hydrothermalis genome. Proteins encoded here:
- the lepB gene encoding signal peptidase I; amino-acid sequence: MKAFWEYLFKEWFRQVGEALLVAFLVTTFVFTTVGVVGQSMFPTLKNGERVLVPKWETWLVRFGLREWRRGEIAILKPPEGTPYATARFPVLGFSFRAFFIKRIVAVPGDEVYVERGVVYVNGTPLDERHITDHLSPWPDSFPGVCYKDGRMTRIITQQGDFSVDLLPAYLRPLKEMLLPPSEEVLARSRLAEACEVGRIKLKKGYYFVMGDNRTLGGSEDSRTFGPVPVEAIAGRASFVWWPLFVRDEGGLRLNLRPLSPPAAYGLR
- a CDS encoding LutC/YkgG family protein; protein product: MDARSRILSRIQRALKDRPKALLPEHPHPPFPEDPIPLLLARLAENGAEPHLLSPEGAQALLRELAQGLPGVAFGQGVPTPFREGLNPLPPEEAPLGVSWALFAVAETGTLALSSADGRRAQLLPPTHLVLVERERVYPTLLQAFQDLKELPIALGLHSGPSKSADIGQVMVKGVHGPGRLIVAVLT
- a CDS encoding (Fe-S)-binding protein, whose protein sequence is MRVALFITCLADQFFAEAGVAAVRLLRALGVEVDFPEGQTCCGQPAFNAGYWEEARPLARRTLEVFREADYVVLPSGSCASMVKNHYPELLPGSQKALDLAERTYELSAFLVGVLGVEKLGEGLKGKRIAYHHGCHALRELGVREEPLLLLKGAGAELVPWEAAEECCGFGGLFSVKLPEVSLAMADRKVATLPQAEVLTSTDAGCLLHLAGRLAKKGVGLKVAPLATLLWEAYAG
- a CDS encoding LutB/LldF family L-lactate oxidation iron-sulfur protein — protein: MRAKAKLYPKEAARLLREKPGVREAVTGATLHFDRNRLKAYAEVPIAEWRERAKAIKDHALSHLDQYLELAEKRLKENGVQVHYAEEPKDAHRLLREIVERRGVKRAVKAKSMLTEELGVNPLLASLGVEVYETDLGEYLIQLLGEPPSHIVGPAIHLSLKEIQTLFHERFGTPLDASPEALAQVARKVLREAFLTAELGISGANFLVAETGTLALMENEGNIRLSTSLPKVHVAFVGIEKLLPRFQDLALFLPLTARAATGQRLSTFVSLIQGPARKGEEGPEEVHVVLVDHGRTALLADPEAWETLRCLRCGACLNACPVYRQTGGHPYGYVYSGPIGAVLDPGLLSLEEAYPLPYASTLCGACLEACPVKIPIPKLLLTWRHRAVAEGLSPAWERAMLAAYRRVMESPALYRLFSKALRGLPLPQDLLPLLRAWTEGRGPLKPSPKPFHQLWREMEEGHGR